A genomic stretch from Primulina huaijiensis isolate GDHJ02 chromosome 14, ASM1229523v2, whole genome shotgun sequence includes:
- the LOC140957378 gene encoding protein STRUBBELIG-RECEPTOR FAMILY 6-like, with amino-acid sequence MRREVEGPMATAVLFIGILVFGLSSSNASTDPSDVSALNTMYSGLHSPQQLTKWNLSGGDPCGDSWKGIKCSGTRVTEIKLSGLGLSGELGYQLASLTSVTTFDVSNNNLGSSFPYFLPANAEQLNLAGCGLNGRLSYYISEMTSLKSIDVSHNQLQGQLSTDFSKLSALSTLDLSSNAFTGDLPQSFGALSSITDMYLQDNQLTGTIDVLSNLPLKNLNVENNHFSGWIPEELKGINLHSKGNSWNSGPAPPPPPGTPPASRPNRNNNSGGTGGSSNAGSKSGIGAGAIAGIVVSVSIVGAIVAFFIIRRRSRRSAMDIEKLDNNRAFSPLASQEAQGTFQSAEMKPVQTSSTDSMKIFETPIVINLRPPPADRAKSFDESDATAKPIVPMKKVSTASINAKLYSVADLQIATDSFSVENLIGEGSVGRVYQAQLDDGKVAAVKKINSSALPNSKDFLEIVSDISRLHHPNITELVGYCTEHGQNLLIYEFYKNGSLHEFLHLSDEYVKPLSWNNRVKIALGTARALEYLHEVCSPSVVHKNFKSSNILLDAELNPHLSDCGLAENLIYEPDQASGYLAPEVFLSGQYTIKSDVYCFGVVMLELVTGRKPFDRSRPRSEQSLARWATPLLHDIDALSKMVDPALKGLFPVKSLSRFADAIALCVQPEPEFRPPMSEVVEALVRLVQRSSMSKRTFGNEGTPRGETEDS; translated from the exons ATGAGAAGAGAGGTGGAAGGGCCCATGGCAACGGCGGTGCTGTTCATTGGCATTCTAGTTTTTGGGCTGAGCTCCTCCAATGCGTCTACAGATCCATCCGATG tCTCCGCTCTCAATACCATGTATAGTGGTTTGCATTCACCGCAGCAACTTACGAAATGGAACTTGAGTGGAGGAGATCCATGTGGGGATTCCTGGAAGGGGATTAAATGTTCCGGAACAAGAGTCACCGAAAT AAAGTTATCGGGCCTTGGGCTATCTGGGGAACTGGGATACCAATTAGCAAGTTTGACATCAGTTACTACTTT TGATGTCAGTAACAATAATCTCGGAAGCAGCTTTCCTTATTTTCTTCCTGCAAATGCGGAACAATT AAACCTCGCAGGCTGCGGCTTAAATGGTAGACTTTCCTATTATATCTCGGAGATGACTTCGCTAAAATCCAT TGATGTAAGTCACAATCAACTCCAGGGCCAATTGAGCACAGACTTCAGCAAGCTTTCTGCTCTCTCCACGTT GGATCTTTCTTCTAATGCCTTTACAGGCGATCTTCCTCAAAGTTTCGGAGCACTGTCAAGCATCACTGATAT gtatttgcaagACAATCAGCTTACCGGAACCATTGACGTACTTTCGAATCTTCCACTTAAGAACTT gaatgttgaaaataatcattttagtGGATGGATACCAGAGGAGTTGAAAGGCATAAACTTGCA TTCAAAGGGTAATTCTTGGAACTCTGGGCCTGCACCGCCTCCTCCACCTGGTACTCCTCCTGCCAGCAGGCCCAACAGGAACAACAATTCTGGAGGCACCGGTGGGTCATCTAATGCTGGTAGCAAATCTGGAATAGGTGCTGGTGCCATTGCTGGAATTGTTGTATCGGTTTCGATTGTTGGAGCAATTGTAGCATTCTTCATCATAAGAAGAAGGTCCAGAAGGTCAGCCATGGACATTGAGAAACTTGATAATAATCGGGCTTTCAGTCCTCTTGCGTCACAGGAAGCTCAAGGTACCTTCCAGTCTGCAGAGATGAAGCCTGTTCAAACTTCATCCACAGACAGCATGAAAATTTTCGAGACTCCTATAGTGATAAACCTCAGACCTCCTCCTGCTGATCGTGCTAAATCATTCGACGAATCTGATGCCACGGCAAAACCCATTGTTCCAATGAAGAAAGTCAGTACAGCTTCAATAAATGCTAAATTGTATTCAGTAGCTGACTTGCAAATAGCTACTGACAGTTTCAGCGTGGAAAATCTTATTGGTGAGGGATCAGTTGGACGTGTTTATCAAGCTCAATTGGATGATGGAAAG GTAGCTGctgtgaaaaaaattaattcatctGCTTTGCCCAATTCGAAAGATTTTCTGGAAATTGTGTCGGATATTTCGAGGTTGCATCATCCTAATATAACTGAATTGGTGGGGTATTGCACTGAACATGGACAAAACCTCCTCATTTACGAGTTTTATAAGAATGGTTCTCTACATGAATTTCTGCATCTCTCTGATGAATATGTTAAGCCGCTATCATGGAACAATCGTGTCAAGATTGCGTTAGGGACTGCAAGAGCACTAGA GTACCTACATGAAGTTTGCTCACCATCGGTCgttcataaaaatttcaaatcatcgaACATATTACTTGATGCGGAGCTCAATCCTCACCTTTCAGATTGTGGATTAGCAGAAAACCTTATCTATGAACCAGATCAG GCATCTGGTTACCTTGCCCCTGAGGTTTTCTTATCTGGTCAATATACCATAAAAAGTGATGTATATTGTTTTGGGGTCGTGATGTTAGAGCTTGTTACGGGACGCAAACCCTTTGATAG ATCGAGGCCGAGATCTGAGCAATCATTAGCTCGATGGGCAACACCCCTGCTCCATGATATCGATGCTCTCTCCAAGATGGTTGACCCAGCTTTGAAAGGACTTTTCCCTGTCAAATCTCTCTCACGTTTTGCAGACGCGATTGCTCTGTGTGTCCAG CCTGAGCCCGAGTTCAGACCTCCAATGTCCGAAGTGGTTGAAGCGTTGGTTCGTCTAGTACAACGATCAAGCATGAGCAAGAGAACTTTTGGAAACGAAGGGACCCCTCGAGGTGAAACTGAAGACAGCTGA